A window from Zonotrichia albicollis isolate bZonAlb1 chromosome 8, bZonAlb1.hap1, whole genome shotgun sequence encodes these proteins:
- the LOC102064506 gene encoding E3 ubiquitin-protein ligase HECTD3 isoform X1: MKAGGEAPHQVLGRLRFLVQCSECFRRARALPAALCYVPREVQYKICKDPAAAAARSLLGVWDSPGPARGGRAAMIEVRKGGCLRASGEEYCNSAGLWVKLSKEQLEEYASTRGLAEGWVLAQRFGEGGDKLVPVDSVERIQCQHQTLGVDYKPAVSWEQVVDLTYSIRLGEMPRLIEQDEAAVQKFRSVPPGWTYEHDMELGRFLYDHSEKKLQSADCVKEHINSIEVSSHAEDCTAAHLTDNLTHTFWESNGPPGQHWVRLNMKKGAIVKRLWLMLDGQSNSHIPRRVAVYGGTLSRLQHLRTVLINDLFSAWAPPATALVRNSYQNICILRDMKTHVPVLEIRFLECRAQGYNVRLQGIKIVSFWEWDLILNAGMFQPARLVRYPLLERVEADVLYRRAVLIQRFVQLLESVLCYLIPLSEDSIGTFNALRSMKPFLLLSKQSEALIAHCLQSSESSAPDCLPKLYINRLLAREHRANPALDPSCRNAVFTQLYEGLSSSKNNQPLDYRWPLTYSQWWECDFVTEGVIDSGGGFRDSLTDVSEELCPSSSDVPVPLPFFVRTSNQANSSSDTRDRYVPNPSCKDFPKYEWIGQLMGAALRSKEFLILSLPALVWKQLAGEEVSWSRDFATVDSELVKLLEVLERVDKEGFEFMFGRELTYTTVLSDQRVVELIPNGSNTAVRYEDRREFIRLVQKARLEESKEQIAAIRAGLLRVVPQPVLDLLTWQQIERRICGDPEITVAELRKFIKFEDFPPDDTRIKYFFEALNNFTSEDLSHFLKFATGRSRLPVQINIYPERSNSEAWDVMPQSSTCSCSFFLPNYSTAKICEEMLRYAVYNCMSIDTDKDE, from the exons ATGAAGGCGGGCGGGGAGGCGCCGCACCAGGTGCTGGGCCGGCTGCGGTTCCTGGTGCAGTGCAGCGAGTGCTTCCGCCGTGCCCGGGCGCTGCCCGCCGCGCTCTGCTACGTGCCGCGGGAGGTGCAGTACAAGATCTGCAAGgaccccgcggccgccgccgcccgcagcCTGCTCGGCGTGTGGGACAgcccggggccggcgcgggGCGGCAGAGCCGCCATGATCGAGGTGCGGAAGGGCGGCTGCCTGCGCGCCAGCGGTGAGGAGTACTGCAACAGCGCCGGGCTCTGGGTCAAGCTCAGCAAG gagcagctggaggagtaCGCGAGCACCCGTGGCTTGGCGGAGGGCTGGGTCCTGGCGCAGAGGTTCGGAGAGGGAGGAGATAAATTAGTCCCGGTTGACTCCGTGGAGAGGATCCAGTGTCAGCACCAAACACTGGGCGTTGATTACAAACCTGCTGTCAG ctgggaacaAGTGGTGGATCTGACGTACTCCATACGCCTTGGAGAGATGCCCAGGCTCATAGAGCAGGATGAGGCTGCTGTGCAGAAGTTTCG GTCCGTGCCCCCAGGCTGGACCTATGAGCACGACATGGAGCTGGGGCGCTTCCTGTACGATCACAGCGAGAAGAAGCTGCAGAGTGCAGACTGCGTCAAGGAGCACATCAACAGCATCGAGGTCTCCTCACACGCG GAGGATTGTACTGCAGCCCATCTGACAGACAACCTGACACACACCTTCTGGGAGAGCAACGGGCCCCCGGGGCAGCACTGGGTGCGGCTCAACATGAAGAAAGGAGCCATTGTCAA GAGGCTGTGGCTGATGCTGGATGGGCAGTCCAACTCCCATATACCCAGGCGAGTGGCTGTGTATGGGGGAACACTAAGCAGGCTGCAGCACCTGAGAACAGTCCTAATTAACGA CCTCTTCTCTGCTTGGGCAcctcctgccacagccctggTGAG GAACAGCTACCAGAACATCTGCATCCTCCGCGACATGAAAACCCACGTGCCCGTGCTGGAGATCCGCTTCCTGGAGTGCCGGG CCCAAGGGTACAACGTCCGTCTGCAGGGGATTAAGATCGTGTCCTTCTGGGAATGGGACCTGATCCTGAACGCTGGCATGTTCCAGCCAGCCCGGCTGGTTCGCTACCCTCTCCTGGAAAGGGTGGAAGCTGACGTGCTGTACCGGCGAGCTGTGCTCATCCAGAG GTTTGTCCAGCTCCTGGAAAGTGTCCTGTGTTACCTGATCCCCCTCTCTGAGGACAGCATCGGCACCTTCAATGCACTCAGG AGCATGAagccattcctgctgctgtccaaGCAGAGTGAAGCCCTCATTGCCCACTGCCTGCAGTCCtcagagagctctgctcctgactgcCTGCCAAAGCTCTACATCAACCGGCTCCTGGCCCGCGAGCACCGTGCCAACCCCGCGCTGGACCCCAGCTGCAGGAACGCCGTCTTCACCCAG CTGTATGAAGGCCTCAGCTCTTCCAAGAATAATCAGCCTCTGGACTACAG GTGGCCCCTGACCTACAGCCAGTGGTGGGAGTGTGATTTCGTCACTGAGGGCGTCATTGACAGTG gtgGTGGCTTTCGGGACAGCCTGACAGATGTGTCAGAGGAactgtgtcccagctccagcGATGTCCCGGTGCCCCTGCCGTTCTTTGTGCGCACCTCCAACCAG GCTAACAGCAGCAGTGACACCAGGGACAGGTATGTCCCCAACCCCTCCTGCAAGGACTTCCCCAAGTATGAGTGGATCGGGCAGCTGatgggagcagccctgaggagtaAGGAGTTTCTG ATCCTGTCTTTGCCAGCGCTGGTGTGGAAGCAGCTGGCAGGGGAAGAggtcagctggagcagggacttTGCCACTGTGGACTCAGAGCTG GTGAAGctgctggaggtgctggagaGGGTGGACAAGGAAGGCTTTGAGTTCATGTTTGGCAGAGAGCTGACCTACACGACGGTGCTGAGTGACCAGCGCGTGGTGGAGCTGATCCCCAACGGCAGCAACACCGCTGTGCGCTACGAGGACCGCAGGGAGTTCATCCGCCTGGTGCAAAAGGCTCGGCTGGAGGAGAGCAAGGAGCAG ATTGCAGCCATACGTGCTGGGCTGCTCCGTGTGGTGCCCCAGCCCGTGCTGGACCTGCTCACGTGGCAGCAGATAGAGAGGAGGATCTGTGGGGACCCGGAGATCACAGTGGCTGAGCTGCGCAAGTTCA TCAAGTTTGAGGACTTCCCCCCTGATGATACCCGTATCAAGTATTTCTTCGAGGCACTCAACAACTTCACCAGTG AGGATCTCAGCCATTTCCTCAAGTTTGCCACTGGCCGGAGCCGCCTCCCAGTTCAGATCAACATCTACCCGGAAAGGTCGAA CTCGGAAGCGTGGGACGTGATGCCACAGTCCTCCACATGCTCCTGCAGCTTCTTCTTGCCCAACTATTCCAC GGCCAAGATCTGCGAGGAGATGCTGCGCTACGCCGTGTACAACTGCATGTCCATCGACACCGACAAGGATGAATGA
- the LOC102064506 gene encoding E3 ubiquitin-protein ligase HECTD3 isoform X2, which produces MKAGGEAPHQVLGRLRFLVQCSECFRRARALPAALCYVPREVQYKICKDPAAAAARSLLGVWDSPGPARGGRAAMIEVRKGGCLRASGEEYCNSAGLWVKLSKEQLEEYASTRGLAEGWVLAQRFGEGGDKLVPVDSVERIQCQHQTLGVDYKPAVSWEQVVDLTYSIRLGEMPRLIEQDEAAVQKFRSVPPGWTYEHDMELGRFLYDHSEKKLQSADCVKEHINSIEVSSHAEDCTAAHLTDNLTHTFWESNGPPGQHWVRLNMKKGAIVKRLWLMLDGQSNSHIPRRVAVYGGTLSRLQHLRTVLINENSYQNICILRDMKTHVPVLEIRFLECRAQGYNVRLQGIKIVSFWEWDLILNAGMFQPARLVRYPLLERVEADVLYRRAVLIQRFVQLLESVLCYLIPLSEDSIGTFNALRSMKPFLLLSKQSEALIAHCLQSSESSAPDCLPKLYINRLLAREHRANPALDPSCRNAVFTQLYEGLSSSKNNQPLDYRWPLTYSQWWECDFVTEGVIDSGGGFRDSLTDVSEELCPSSSDVPVPLPFFVRTSNQANSSSDTRDRYVPNPSCKDFPKYEWIGQLMGAALRSKEFLILSLPALVWKQLAGEEVSWSRDFATVDSELVKLLEVLERVDKEGFEFMFGRELTYTTVLSDQRVVELIPNGSNTAVRYEDRREFIRLVQKARLEESKEQIAAIRAGLLRVVPQPVLDLLTWQQIERRICGDPEITVAELRKFIKFEDFPPDDTRIKYFFEALNNFTSEDLSHFLKFATGRSRLPVQINIYPERSNSEAWDVMPQSSTCSCSFFLPNYSTAKICEEMLRYAVYNCMSIDTDKDE; this is translated from the exons ATGAAGGCGGGCGGGGAGGCGCCGCACCAGGTGCTGGGCCGGCTGCGGTTCCTGGTGCAGTGCAGCGAGTGCTTCCGCCGTGCCCGGGCGCTGCCCGCCGCGCTCTGCTACGTGCCGCGGGAGGTGCAGTACAAGATCTGCAAGgaccccgcggccgccgccgcccgcagcCTGCTCGGCGTGTGGGACAgcccggggccggcgcgggGCGGCAGAGCCGCCATGATCGAGGTGCGGAAGGGCGGCTGCCTGCGCGCCAGCGGTGAGGAGTACTGCAACAGCGCCGGGCTCTGGGTCAAGCTCAGCAAG gagcagctggaggagtaCGCGAGCACCCGTGGCTTGGCGGAGGGCTGGGTCCTGGCGCAGAGGTTCGGAGAGGGAGGAGATAAATTAGTCCCGGTTGACTCCGTGGAGAGGATCCAGTGTCAGCACCAAACACTGGGCGTTGATTACAAACCTGCTGTCAG ctgggaacaAGTGGTGGATCTGACGTACTCCATACGCCTTGGAGAGATGCCCAGGCTCATAGAGCAGGATGAGGCTGCTGTGCAGAAGTTTCG GTCCGTGCCCCCAGGCTGGACCTATGAGCACGACATGGAGCTGGGGCGCTTCCTGTACGATCACAGCGAGAAGAAGCTGCAGAGTGCAGACTGCGTCAAGGAGCACATCAACAGCATCGAGGTCTCCTCACACGCG GAGGATTGTACTGCAGCCCATCTGACAGACAACCTGACACACACCTTCTGGGAGAGCAACGGGCCCCCGGGGCAGCACTGGGTGCGGCTCAACATGAAGAAAGGAGCCATTGTCAA GAGGCTGTGGCTGATGCTGGATGGGCAGTCCAACTCCCATATACCCAGGCGAGTGGCTGTGTATGGGGGAACACTAAGCAGGCTGCAGCACCTGAGAACAGTCCTAATTAACGA GAACAGCTACCAGAACATCTGCATCCTCCGCGACATGAAAACCCACGTGCCCGTGCTGGAGATCCGCTTCCTGGAGTGCCGGG CCCAAGGGTACAACGTCCGTCTGCAGGGGATTAAGATCGTGTCCTTCTGGGAATGGGACCTGATCCTGAACGCTGGCATGTTCCAGCCAGCCCGGCTGGTTCGCTACCCTCTCCTGGAAAGGGTGGAAGCTGACGTGCTGTACCGGCGAGCTGTGCTCATCCAGAG GTTTGTCCAGCTCCTGGAAAGTGTCCTGTGTTACCTGATCCCCCTCTCTGAGGACAGCATCGGCACCTTCAATGCACTCAGG AGCATGAagccattcctgctgctgtccaaGCAGAGTGAAGCCCTCATTGCCCACTGCCTGCAGTCCtcagagagctctgctcctgactgcCTGCCAAAGCTCTACATCAACCGGCTCCTGGCCCGCGAGCACCGTGCCAACCCCGCGCTGGACCCCAGCTGCAGGAACGCCGTCTTCACCCAG CTGTATGAAGGCCTCAGCTCTTCCAAGAATAATCAGCCTCTGGACTACAG GTGGCCCCTGACCTACAGCCAGTGGTGGGAGTGTGATTTCGTCACTGAGGGCGTCATTGACAGTG gtgGTGGCTTTCGGGACAGCCTGACAGATGTGTCAGAGGAactgtgtcccagctccagcGATGTCCCGGTGCCCCTGCCGTTCTTTGTGCGCACCTCCAACCAG GCTAACAGCAGCAGTGACACCAGGGACAGGTATGTCCCCAACCCCTCCTGCAAGGACTTCCCCAAGTATGAGTGGATCGGGCAGCTGatgggagcagccctgaggagtaAGGAGTTTCTG ATCCTGTCTTTGCCAGCGCTGGTGTGGAAGCAGCTGGCAGGGGAAGAggtcagctggagcagggacttTGCCACTGTGGACTCAGAGCTG GTGAAGctgctggaggtgctggagaGGGTGGACAAGGAAGGCTTTGAGTTCATGTTTGGCAGAGAGCTGACCTACACGACGGTGCTGAGTGACCAGCGCGTGGTGGAGCTGATCCCCAACGGCAGCAACACCGCTGTGCGCTACGAGGACCGCAGGGAGTTCATCCGCCTGGTGCAAAAGGCTCGGCTGGAGGAGAGCAAGGAGCAG ATTGCAGCCATACGTGCTGGGCTGCTCCGTGTGGTGCCCCAGCCCGTGCTGGACCTGCTCACGTGGCAGCAGATAGAGAGGAGGATCTGTGGGGACCCGGAGATCACAGTGGCTGAGCTGCGCAAGTTCA TCAAGTTTGAGGACTTCCCCCCTGATGATACCCGTATCAAGTATTTCTTCGAGGCACTCAACAACTTCACCAGTG AGGATCTCAGCCATTTCCTCAAGTTTGCCACTGGCCGGAGCCGCCTCCCAGTTCAGATCAACATCTACCCGGAAAGGTCGAA CTCGGAAGCGTGGGACGTGATGCCACAGTCCTCCACATGCTCCTGCAGCTTCTTCTTGCCCAACTATTCCAC GGCCAAGATCTGCGAGGAGATGCTGCGCTACGCCGTGTACAACTGCATGTCCATCGACACCGACAAGGATGAATGA